A stretch of Streptomyces vietnamensis DNA encodes these proteins:
- a CDS encoding MarR family winged helix-turn-helix transcriptional regulator, with protein MPNSQDMTTALDPGLLDALQHQVAVFARRAEQTRLGGTGQLRNSMDRAAYLLLNRLDQEGPMGVKALAAGMGIDSSTVTRQVAPLVDTGLVKRTSHPEDGRAVVLQLSPRGLARLDEVRSSRRQLMVEVTEGWTPEERESFCTLLTRFNTALSARQSAHAGHAPAGTEPGTTA; from the coding sequence ATGCCCAATTCTCAGGACATGACGACTGCGCTCGACCCCGGTCTCCTCGATGCCCTCCAGCACCAGGTGGCCGTCTTCGCCCGCCGGGCCGAGCAGACCCGCCTCGGCGGCACCGGCCAGCTCCGCAACTCCATGGACCGCGCGGCCTACCTCCTCCTCAACCGCCTCGACCAGGAAGGCCCGATGGGGGTGAAGGCGCTCGCGGCGGGCATGGGGATCGACTCGTCCACGGTGACCCGTCAGGTCGCCCCGCTCGTCGACACCGGCCTGGTGAAGCGGACCTCGCACCCGGAGGACGGGCGGGCGGTCGTGCTCCAGCTGTCGCCGCGCGGTCTCGCGCGTCTCGACGAGGTCCGGTCCTCGCGCCGCCAGCTGATGGTCGAGGTCACGGAGGGCTGGACGCCGGAGGAGCGGGAGTCCTTCTGCACGCTGCTCACCCGCTTCAACACCGCCCTGTCCGCACGGCAGTCGGCACACGCGGGCCACGCCCCGGCCGGGACGGAGCCCGGGACCACCGCGTGA
- the ilvA gene encoding threonine ammonia-lyase has protein sequence MSFRTPHPLHRLMLDDVRGAQKMLAGVARTTAMEGSRHLSSLVGAPVHLKCENLQRTGSFKLRGAYVRISGLRPEEKAAGVVAASAGNHAQGVALASKLLGVHATVFMPVGAPLPKVAATRDYGADVRLHGHVVDETLAAAEEYAHETGAVFIHPFDHPDVIAGQGTVGLEILEQCPEVRTILVGIGGGGLAAGIGLAVKSLRPDVKVIGVQAEGAAAYPPSLAAGHPVVIDSPVTMADGIKVGRPGDVPFALVREYVDEVRTVSEDDLSSALLLCLERAKLVVEPAGASPVAALLADPTSFRGPVVAVLSGGNVDPLLLQRILRHGMAAGGRYLSLRLRVTDRPGALATLLAVLTVVDANVLDVSHVRTDPRLGLTEAEVELHLETKGPEHCREVEEALRDAGYTVLG, from the coding sequence ATGAGCTTCCGTACGCCACACCCCTTGCACCGCTTGATGCTCGACGATGTCCGCGGGGCGCAGAAGATGCTGGCCGGGGTGGCCAGGACGACGGCGATGGAGGGCAGCCGCCATCTGTCCTCGCTGGTGGGAGCCCCCGTCCACCTCAAGTGCGAGAACCTCCAGAGGACCGGTTCCTTCAAGCTTCGCGGGGCGTACGTACGGATCTCCGGGCTGCGGCCCGAGGAGAAGGCGGCCGGTGTGGTCGCGGCCTCCGCCGGCAACCACGCGCAGGGCGTCGCGCTCGCCTCGAAACTGCTCGGGGTGCACGCCACCGTCTTCATGCCGGTCGGCGCCCCGCTGCCGAAGGTCGCCGCGACCCGCGACTACGGCGCGGACGTCCGGCTGCACGGCCATGTCGTCGACGAGACGCTCGCGGCGGCGGAGGAGTACGCCCACGAGACCGGCGCGGTCTTCATCCACCCCTTCGACCACCCCGACGTCATCGCCGGACAGGGCACGGTCGGCCTGGAGATCCTGGAGCAGTGCCCCGAGGTCCGGACGATCCTCGTCGGCATCGGCGGCGGCGGGCTCGCGGCCGGCATCGGACTCGCGGTGAAGTCGCTGCGCCCGGACGTGAAGGTCATCGGCGTCCAGGCGGAGGGCGCGGCCGCCTACCCGCCCTCGCTGGCCGCCGGACACCCCGTGGTGATCGACTCGCCGGTGACGATGGCGGACGGGATCAAGGTCGGACGCCCGGGCGACGTGCCGTTCGCCCTGGTCCGGGAGTACGTCGACGAGGTCCGCACGGTCTCCGAGGACGACCTCTCCTCCGCCCTCCTCCTCTGCCTGGAGCGGGCGAAACTCGTGGTCGAACCGGCCGGTGCGAGCCCGGTCGCGGCGCTCCTCGCCGACCCGACGTCCTTCCGGGGCCCGGTGGTGGCGGTCCTCTCCGGCGGGAACGTCGACCCGCTGCTCCTCCAGCGGATCCTGCGGCACGGCATGGCCGCCGGGGGCCGCTACCTGAGCCTGCGGCTGCGGGTCACGGACCGGCCGGGGGCGCTCGCGACGCTGCTCGCGGTCCTGACGGTGGTCGACGCGAACGTCCTGGACGTGAGCCACGTGCGGACCGATCCGCGCCTCGGCCTGACGGAGGCGGAGGTCGAGCTGCACCTGGAGACGAAGGGCCCGGAGCACTGCCGGGAGGTGGAGGAGGCGCTGCGGGACGCCGGGTACACGGTGCTCGGCTGA
- a CDS encoding helix-turn-helix domain-containing protein has product MGRVDGTSGASRTGGTSRTDGTGGTGGTSAVGERGCSGCVGCDATTPWAELAAEMRRIKGATELSYGKLAQRTHYSRSSWERFLNQKQLPTRVAVEEFAAAAGTDPGPLLLRLERSLAHETAARDAAREAARSEKPALTPAPPAARRARRESGLPGLGRPLGLLAAGALVGGGLVAVLGRAARLRKGR; this is encoded by the coding sequence ATGGGCAGGGTCGACGGTACGAGTGGGGCGAGCAGGACGGGCGGGACGAGCAGAACGGACGGGACAGGCGGGACGGGCGGGACGAGTGCGGTCGGTGAGCGGGGGTGTTCCGGTTGCGTCGGGTGTGACGCGACGACGCCCTGGGCCGAGCTGGCCGCCGAGATGCGCCGCATCAAGGGCGCCACCGAGCTGAGCTACGGCAAGCTCGCGCAGCGCACCCACTACAGCCGCTCCTCGTGGGAACGGTTCCTGAACCAGAAGCAGTTGCCGACCCGGGTCGCCGTCGAGGAGTTCGCCGCGGCCGCCGGGACGGACCCGGGCCCCCTCCTGCTCCGCCTGGAGCGCTCCCTCGCGCACGAGACGGCCGCCCGCGACGCGGCGCGGGAAGCCGCACGGAGCGAAAAGCCGGCGCTCACCCCCGCTCCCCCGGCCGCCCGGCGCGCCCGGCGGGAGTCCGGGCTGCCGGGGCTCGGCCGGCCCCTGGGCCTGCTCGCGGCGGGCGCCCTGGTCGGCGGCGGGCTGGTGGCCGTACTCGGTCGGGCGGCCCGGCTCCGTAAGGGCAGGTAG
- a CDS encoding daunorubicin resistance protein DrrA family ABC transporter ATP-binding protein: MPGAIYAEGLVKTFGDVRALDGVDLDVPEGTVLGLLGPNGAGKTTTVRVLTTLIRPDSGRAVVAGIDVLRHPDEVRRSIGLSGQFAAVDEYLTGRENLQMVGQLYQMKAKAAKERAGELLERFHLADAADRPTKTYSGGMRRRLDLAAALVVSPPVMFMDEPTTGLDPRNRQELWGVIKELVSGGTTLLLTTQYLEEADHLAHDICVVDHGRVIARGTSDQLKAQTGGERVEVVVHEPETIADARDVLARYGVAGIGHGEVSVEEHTRKLTVPVTGGAKLLAEVIRDLDAVGVEIDDIGLRRPTLDDVFLSLTGHVADRGEEEDARATGERESRKEAVK, encoded by the coding sequence ATGCCAGGCGCGATATACGCCGAGGGCCTGGTGAAGACCTTCGGCGACGTACGAGCTCTGGACGGGGTGGACCTCGATGTGCCCGAGGGCACCGTCCTGGGCCTGCTCGGCCCGAACGGCGCGGGGAAGACGACCACCGTGCGCGTCCTGACGACCCTCATCAGACCCGACAGCGGACGGGCCGTCGTCGCCGGGATCGACGTCCTCAGGCACCCCGACGAGGTCCGCCGCTCGATCGGCCTCTCCGGCCAGTTCGCGGCCGTCGACGAGTACCTCACCGGCCGCGAGAACCTCCAGATGGTCGGGCAGCTCTACCAGATGAAGGCGAAGGCCGCGAAGGAGCGGGCCGGTGAGCTGCTCGAACGGTTCCACCTCGCCGACGCCGCCGACCGGCCCACCAAGACGTACTCCGGCGGCATGCGCCGCCGCCTCGACCTCGCGGCGGCCCTCGTCGTCTCCCCGCCGGTCATGTTCATGGACGAGCCGACCACCGGCCTCGACCCGCGCAACCGGCAGGAGCTCTGGGGCGTCATCAAGGAGCTCGTCTCCGGCGGTACGACCCTGCTCCTCACCACCCAGTACCTGGAGGAGGCCGACCACCTCGCCCACGACATCTGCGTCGTCGACCACGGCAGGGTCATCGCCCGCGGCACCTCCGACCAGCTCAAGGCCCAGACGGGCGGCGAGCGCGTCGAGGTCGTCGTCCACGAACCGGAGACGATTGCCGACGCCCGGGACGTCCTCGCCCGCTACGGCGTCGCGGGGATCGGCCACGGCGAGGTCTCCGTCGAGGAGCACACCCGCAAGCTCACCGTCCCCGTCACCGGCGGCGCCAAGCTGCTCGCCGAGGTCATCCGCGACCTGGACGCCGTCGGCGTCGAGATCGACGACATCGGCCTGCGGCGCCCGACCCTCGACGACGTCTTCCTCTCCCTCACCGGCCACGTGGCCGACCGGGGCGAGGAGGAGGACGCGAGGGCGACCGGGGAGAGGGAGAGCCGGAAGGAGGCCGTGAAGTGA
- a CDS encoding ABC transporter permease: protein MTTVLGSADRLTAPRPRGRIVQSVHDSLVIARRNLIKMSRIPEVIVFGLIQPIMFVVLFSYVFGGSMQIGNSTSPEVYREFLMAGIFAQTVTFATAGAGAGIADDMHKGLIDRFRSLPMARGAVLTGRTLADLVQTTLTLVVLAIVALLVGWRIHEGVPKALGAFALLLLLGYAFSWIGALIGLSVRTPEAATSGGLIWLFPVTFISNAFVDSSNLPSWLQPIAEWNPFSATVQACRVLFGNPGVSTSDAWPMQHPVWASLLWSVLIIVVFRTLSVRKYRSATA, encoded by the coding sequence GTGACCACCGTCCTGGGGTCGGCGGACCGGCTGACCGCCCCGCGCCCGCGCGGGCGGATCGTCCAGTCCGTCCACGACTCGCTCGTGATCGCACGCCGCAACCTGATCAAGATGTCGCGGATCCCCGAGGTGATCGTCTTCGGGCTCATCCAGCCGATCATGTTCGTGGTGCTGTTCAGCTACGTCTTCGGCGGCTCGATGCAGATCGGGAACTCCACCTCCCCGGAGGTCTACCGCGAGTTCCTGATGGCCGGCATCTTCGCCCAGACCGTCACCTTCGCCACCGCCGGAGCGGGCGCGGGCATCGCCGACGACATGCACAAGGGCCTGATCGACCGCTTCCGCTCCCTGCCGATGGCCCGCGGCGCGGTCCTCACCGGCCGCACCCTCGCCGACCTCGTCCAGACGACGCTCACCCTCGTCGTCCTGGCGATCGTCGCCCTGCTCGTCGGCTGGCGCATCCACGAGGGCGTCCCCAAGGCGCTCGGCGCCTTCGCCCTCCTGCTCCTCCTCGGCTACGCCTTCTCCTGGATCGGGGCCCTGATCGGCCTGTCGGTCCGCACCCCGGAGGCGGCGACCTCGGGCGGGCTGATCTGGCTCTTCCCGGTCACGTTCATCTCGAACGCCTTCGTGGACTCCAGCAATCTGCCCTCCTGGCTGCAGCCCATCGCCGAGTGGAACCCGTTCAGCGCGACCGTCCAGGCCTGCCGCGTGCTCTTCGGCAACCCGGGCGTCTCCACCTCCGACGCCTGGCCGATGCAGCACCCGGTGTGGGCGTCGCTCCTCTGGTCGGTCCTGATCATCGTGGTCTTCCGGACGCTGTCGGTACGGAAGTACCGCTCGGCGACGGCGTGA
- a CDS encoding protein kinase domain-containing protein, giving the protein MLEALPPGQAPRLLGPYRLLARLGAGGMGEVHLACRTDAPTADPYRMVAVKTVREDLEVDGDFRTRFRREIAAARTVDGPGVARLVDADADAPSPWLATEYVPGPSLAEAVVRSGALPIGTVRALGTALARALAGVHAVKVLHRDLKPANVLLAAAGPKLIDFGIAQAFEATALTSTGLVVGSPGFMSPEHLVGSRAVVPASDVFCLGAVLAFAASGRGPFHDDEMAAVIYRISRAEADLDGVPEELRPVVERCLLLDPDLRPSAAELAELLGGGFASEVFPWPGPVLSLLAEYGEAARSAGEAAASGAGVADLPTLGPVVPYSPTAMTTRPVLPEAPVERRRRPWGAIVAGAVAVALVATVGVVLLNRGGGQGGTAAGGVAGPTNGGPSASTTAPVTALSQVVLPYGGEGHGNDFGAAATDHAHRPAGWAPWTAEVEQGTGSCALSPKVLVCPGSGGAVTGLGAADGKERWKVPGRGEGLRSGPQYPAVVGDTAYVTGPDGVVAYGVEDGRERGRIPGPGTDWAVKGTDLRDGVLYSTYVNVRDERTGLATAVRLADGKQLWRTPLDALPEEPVAAAGRVLVPLGVVPVALDARTGKEVARGAADCQRFVVHEKSGSVLCTGSSAGSVTVLDGTTLKRKRSFGAGVTAGPAVNADGLVAVANGTLLSVYDLASGERRWSFPATLTEGAAQEVYFAGNRVLIAAKNEMVSVAVAGPASKYDYKQFEAKLPDGFTLQAGGKPLASGGAAFVSFPGGLVFSAYLP; this is encoded by the coding sequence TTGCTGGAAGCCCTGCCGCCGGGACAGGCCCCGCGGCTCCTCGGCCCCTACCGGCTGCTCGCCCGCCTCGGCGCCGGAGGCATGGGCGAGGTTCACCTCGCCTGCCGGACGGACGCGCCGACGGCCGATCCGTACCGGATGGTCGCCGTGAAGACCGTACGGGAGGACCTGGAGGTCGACGGGGACTTCCGGACCCGCTTCCGGCGGGAGATCGCGGCCGCGCGGACCGTGGACGGGCCGGGCGTCGCGCGGCTCGTGGACGCGGACGCCGACGCGCCCTCGCCGTGGCTGGCGACCGAGTACGTGCCGGGGCCCTCGCTCGCGGAGGCGGTCGTACGGTCCGGGGCGCTGCCCATCGGGACCGTACGGGCCCTCGGGACCGCCCTCGCGCGGGCCCTCGCGGGCGTGCACGCGGTGAAGGTGCTGCACCGGGACCTCAAACCGGCGAACGTCCTGCTCGCCGCCGCCGGGCCCAAGCTCATCGACTTCGGCATCGCGCAGGCCTTCGAGGCGACCGCGCTGACCTCGACCGGTCTGGTGGTGGGCTCCCCCGGCTTCATGTCGCCGGAGCACCTGGTGGGCAGCCGGGCGGTGGTGCCCGCCTCGGACGTGTTCTGCCTGGGCGCGGTCCTCGCGTTCGCGGCGAGCGGCCGGGGGCCGTTCCACGACGACGAGATGGCGGCCGTGATCTACCGGATCAGCCGGGCCGAGGCCGACCTCGACGGCGTCCCGGAGGAGCTGCGGCCGGTCGTGGAGCGCTGCCTGCTGCTCGACCCGGACCTGCGGCCGTCGGCGGCGGAGCTGGCGGAGCTGCTCGGCGGCGGTTTCGCGTCCGAGGTGTTCCCGTGGCCCGGCCCGGTGCTCTCGCTGCTCGCCGAGTACGGGGAGGCCGCCAGGAGCGCCGGGGAGGCGGCGGCCTCCGGCGCGGGCGTGGCCGACCTCCCGACGCTCGGCCCGGTCGTGCCGTACTCCCCCACGGCCATGACGACCCGGCCGGTGCTCCCCGAGGCCCCCGTGGAGCGGCGCCGCCGCCCGTGGGGCGCGATCGTCGCGGGCGCGGTGGCGGTGGCCCTGGTTGCGACGGTCGGCGTGGTGCTCCTGAACCGGGGCGGCGGGCAGGGCGGTACGGCCGCGGGCGGGGTCGCGGGCCCGACGAACGGCGGCCCCTCGGCCTCCACCACGGCGCCGGTCACCGCGCTGAGCCAGGTCGTCCTGCCGTACGGCGGCGAGGGCCACGGCAACGACTTCGGCGCGGCCGCCACGGACCACGCCCACCGTCCGGCGGGCTGGGCGCCCTGGACCGCCGAGGTCGAGCAGGGCACCGGCAGCTGCGCGCTCTCCCCGAAGGTGCTGGTCTGCCCCGGGTCCGGCGGCGCGGTCACCGGGCTGGGCGCGGCGGACGGCAAGGAGCGGTGGAAGGTGCCGGGCCGGGGCGAGGGGCTGCGCAGCGGACCCCAGTACCCGGCGGTCGTCGGCGACACGGCGTACGTGACGGGGCCGGACGGGGTCGTCGCGTACGGGGTCGAGGACGGCAGGGAGCGCGGGCGGATCCCGGGGCCCGGGACCGACTGGGCCGTGAAGGGCACCGACCTGCGGGACGGCGTCCTCTACTCGACGTACGTGAACGTGCGCGACGAGCGGACGGGCCTGGCGACGGCCGTGCGCCTCGCCGACGGCAAGCAGCTGTGGCGGACGCCGCTCGACGCCCTGCCGGAGGAACCGGTCGCGGCGGCGGGCCGGGTCCTGGTGCCGCTGGGGGTCGTACCGGTGGCGCTCGACGCCCGTACCGGCAAGGAGGTGGCGCGCGGGGCGGCGGACTGCCAGCGGTTCGTGGTGCACGAGAAGAGCGGCAGCGTGCTGTGCACGGGCTCCTCGGCCGGGTCCGTGACGGTCCTCGACGGCACGACGCTGAAGCGGAAGCGGTCCTTCGGCGCCGGGGTGACCGCGGGTCCCGCCGTGAACGCGGACGGCCTGGTGGCGGTGGCGAACGGCACGCTCCTGAGCGTCTACGACCTGGCGAGCGGCGAGCGGCGCTGGTCCTTCCCGGCCACCCTGACCGAGGGCGCCGCGCAGGAGGTGTACTTCGCGGGGAACCGGGTCCTCATCGCCGCCAAGAACGAGATGGTGTCCGTCGCGGTGGCGGGTCCCGCCTCCAAGTACGACTACAAGCAGTTCGAGGCGAAGCTTCCCGACGGCTTCACGCTGCAGGCCGGCGGGAAGCCGCTGGCCTCCGGAGGGGCGGCCTTCGTCTCGTTCCCCGGCGGGCTCGTCTTCTCCGCCTACCTGCCCTGA